ATCGCAGGCGCAGGGCTTGGGTCCAGCAAGGCAGGATATGCAAAATCATCCTGGTTCCGCTGGTGCCTGACGGCAATGCACGCTCTCACCGGCGAAGAGGAGGATGAGACGCCGCTCGACAGGCCACTTGTCTATGGCGCGCCAGCGGTCTGTGTCGCCGTGGACGAAGAACAAGGATCGACGTCAAAGGACGCCCCGATCTGGTTGAAACGTAAGGCCCTCGCCCCTGTTCCGCCATCGCGGCTCGCTGCGCCTTCTCGTCTGACAGAAGATCACGCCGCCGTGCTGGCGCCGTTCGGACCGGATCGCAGCGCCGCCTTGCGGCGTGGGCGCTTGATTCACGCGCTCTTGCAAACGCTCCCTGCCCTTCCGGAGGATGAGCGCGAGCCGGCGGGTGCGCATTTTCTGGCCCGTGACCCGGATATCTCTCCCGATGCCGCAAAGGAAATGCTGGACGTCACGCTTCGCACGCTTCGGGATCCGGCATTTTTGGACGTGTTTGCTCCGGGCGGGCGCAATGAGGCAGCGATCATCGGCACGCTGCCAGAAGGACAAATGGTCAATGGCCGCGTGGATCGGCTGATCATTAACGACGATCATGTGATGATCATAGATTACAAGACCGACCGGCCAGCCCCCAAGGATGCGCGCGGCGTCGACACACCTTATCTCGTCCAGATGGCCGCCTATCGCGCTGTGATGCAGAAGCTCTATCCCGATCGCCCGGTTCGATGCGCCTTGCTGTACACGGATGGACCGCACCTGATTGAACTGGATGGTCAGGAGATGTCAGAATCGCTAAACCGTGTTGAGAGCCGGGTTTGACGGGGCCGAAGAGTCCCTATCTTATGCCGCACGAAAGATTTCAAAGGAGGTCAAAATGGCCGCTGAGCACATTACCGACGACAATTTCGACGATGCCGTCGCCAGCGACACCCCTGTCGTTGTCGACTTCTGGGCAGAATGGTGTGGCCCTTGTAAAGCCATGGCCCCGCATCTGGACGCCGTCGCTGAAGAAATGAGCGGCGACATCAAGATCGCCAAGATCAATGTGGACGACAATCCCATGGCCGCTTCGAAGTATGGCATTCGCGGATTGCCCACCCTGATGATCTTCAAGGATGGCAAGGTCACAGCCACCCATCCAGGCG
This DNA window, taken from Hyphomonas sp. Mor2, encodes the following:
- the trxA gene encoding thioredoxin; the encoded protein is MAAEHITDDNFDDAVASDTPVVVDFWAEWCGPCKAMAPHLDAVAEEMSGDIKIAKINVDDNPMAASKYGIRGLPTLMIFKDGKVTATHPGAMSKQKITEWIKENT